TGATCTGAAATAATTTAAACCTTCTGCTACATCAGGAGAACTTAAATCATGAAATAAAATCATTGCATCTTCTTCAGCATAAGGTTCACAGGTGATTGCATCATTTAAAGGATAGGGTGCATCATGATTACCATCAATAAAAATCAATGACCATTTACGTTGATTTTCTTGTACGATTTCGTGGACTTTTTCGGGACTATATCCAGGTATTAAATTTACATGATCAATAACTCCTGCATCTTGCAGAGAATTACTCACACTTGTATAGAAATCAGGATTTTCTAGAACTGGATCGATAACATCTAATTCTACTCCTGCTAAAGCTAAATGGCAGGCTGACCATCCTAACCAACAACCTATTTCTAAGGCTCTTTTACCTGCAAATTGTAAGGCATTATTATACAAAATACTGGCTTCATCTCTTGATAGAAATCCTATATAGGGATGCCTTTGATCTACATACCAATTATGGGGAATTTCTCTCCGTAGATATTGCCATCCACAAGTATTAGTATTCCCCACAATCATATTAGGAAATGCTGCATCTGGTTTGATAAATTGTAGCTTTTGCGACACATAATCACCGACTGGTAGTAATGCTCTTTCAATCACATCTTTAGTTTGATTGATCATTCTTTCTTCGGTGAATAATGCAGATGCTCTTTGTTGGCAATTTTGTCCTATAGTTTGGCGTAAATCTTCATTGCTTGTCCACAATTTAATTGTTTCCGCTAATTGATTAATTGCAATTTCTGGTTCTACTTTAGGATCTGCTATCAATTGACCTGTATTACCTAATTCTTCAGGAATACCACTGACAGCAGAAGCGATTACTGGTAATCCTTTTGCCATAGCTTCCATTATTGCTAATGGCATTCCCTCTAATAAAGATGGCAATATAAAAATATCACTAATATCTAATAAATCTGGAATATCAAAACGTTGACCTAATAATTTAATTTTATCTGTTAGTTTTTGCTGATGAATTTTCTCTTTTAATTCAGTTTCTAATGAACCTGAACCTACCCAAATAAAATAAAGTTTTTTCCAAATTTTAGTTAGTTTTAACTGTTCAATAGCTGCTAATTGAAAATCATATCCTTTAATTTTATCATAGCGTGCTGATGTTAAACAGACGATAGCATCTTTGGGAATATCTAACTGTTGACGTAAGTTATTTCGTGTAGTTTTATTTTGAAGTGTAAAATATTCTTTAGGTCTGCCATAATAAATAACTTCCCCTTTATTTTTAGGTAAGCCATAACCTTGATATAGTAAGTTTAAGTTATTTTCAGAAACTGCTATTACAGCTTTTGCATAATGATAAACTTCAGACATTAATTTTAAAGAAGCATTAGGAAGACCACCAGGATAAACTCCCACTAAACCAACTATGGCAATAAATGGAATATTATATTGTATTGCTACTTGTTTTGCTCCCAAGTTGGCTAAAGCCCAGCTATCACTAAATATGATTAAATCAGGTTTAATTTCTGATAAAATTCTTTGAGATGAAGCTGTATCTGTTATTTTTCGTTCTTCATCATTGAGGGTATCAAAATCTAACCAAATATGTTTAATACCTAGGTTTTCTCTTACTTCAATCAAGGGTGTATTATATTCACTTTGAATACAAGTGATCTGATAACCTAATTGCACTAATCCACGGAGTAAACTATGATTATATTGAGCTACTCCTCCTAATCCGGGATCATCTGTATATAACAAGATATGTTTTTTCATTGTTGTTTCCTTTAGTAATAAATAATTAAACTTGGTATTGGTCTATTTTTTCTATGGTCTCAAATGCGGTTGCTAAACATTTATGAGATTCTAACAATTTATTAGTGCTTAAATTAGCAACTCCATCCCCATAAATTACCATAAATGTTTCATTCTTTAGTAATCTTTTGACTCTACCAGCCGTCATAGTGTCTAAACCTGTGTCCATGAGGTGAATAATCCAATTTTCGACTACGTTATTATGAACATCTATATGGCCATCTTTCAAATCAATAGTCATACTAGTACCGCAGGGCGGAAGTCAAAAGTCAAAACTAATATACAGTAGGCTTTTTGGCGATTGAATATGGTTGCTTTATTTACGCCGTGATGTACTAGAATTTAGATGATAATACTCTAAAAAATAGCGTTTGATATAATCGCCTTTATAACCCAAAGCAATATAAAAATCTTTAAACCCATAATGAGCATAGATTTTCATAATATGCCAAAGTATAGGACGACCACCAATTTCTACCATTGGTTTGGGGACAACTTCTGTTTCTTCTGCCAGACGAGTTCCTAATCCTCCAGCTAAAATTACAACTTTCATTTTGTTTTTTCTTTACCTACCAAACTTTCTAACTGTAATAGACTATTATATAGGTTGGTTTTAAATGTTGCAAAAATTACTTTTTGTAAGAATTTGTTACAAAACATCAAAAATTTAACTTACTTGGATTGTTTTAGATAGAAAAGATACAATGTCTTAAGTTTAGCCTTCGTAGTCAGCACTTCAGTGCAAAGCAAATGGAAGCATCCCAGATATGCAATAAATAATTATACTTAGTCAAGAAAACACTCTTAGTTGTGTCTTGGGACGAAATAGAGGCTTTTAAAGAGTGCGTACATAGAGCATCAAAACAAGAATACCCCTCAAAAAGCCTATTTTCCTACTAAGTATTTATGCTCATTGCAAAAGTGGGATGCTCCCAAAGCAAAATTTTTACCAATTGTCTTATTTAGTAATTTGAAATTTAAGGTCAATTATCATGGATCATCAACAATTTTACTTGCAATTACCTCAACTATTTAATAACTGGGGAGAAGCATCTTGTCATCCCAAATCAGACATTTTTCAATCTATTAGTACCACAGTTAATAGCATGATATCACCCAACGTCATGCAGCTATTAAACTTTGCTGTATCTTGTTTGGATGAAAATGAGATTTACTGTGAAATTGGCACATTTACAGGAGCAAGTTTAATCTCAGCTTTAGTCAATAATCCCGATAAAATTGCTTATGCAGTAGATAATTTTTCAGAATTAGATTCAGAAGGGGAAAATTTTGATAAATTAACAAATAACTTAGAAGAATTTAACATTAGTGATCAGGTATTTTTCTGTTATCAAGATGCTGAAGAATTTTTGAGAGATTTGAAAAATCAAGAATTGACGGAGAAAATCGGTATATATTTTTATGATGGCAGTCAAAATTATCGTTCCTATTTGTTAGGATTAATTGCTTTAAAACCAATTATTAGTAATCAAGCTCTAATTATTATCACCAATTGTCAATGGACATCTTGCCAACAAGCAGTGAAAGATTTTCTTGCTACTCATTCTCAAGCCAAATTAATGATAGATTTTGCTCAAGCAGATTATTTATTATGGAATGGTATACAAATATTAAGTTGGGATAGTCAGAGAGAATATCATAACAATTCAGAATCAGAAGATGATGTGAACGTTGATTTACCAGTGCAGGAAGCTATTGCTAATATCACTAAAGTAGAAATAGCAAATTTTGTGATCTCTATGGAATCTCAAGCATCATTATTGTTTCAAAATAAAAAATATTCAGAAGTAGAAAGAATATATTTAACATTATTACAATTTAATAAAAACAATGCTCCCCTTTGGCAAAATTTAGGTTCATTATATTATGAAGAAGGAGAATATTTAAAAGCACTGGATTGTTTAAATAAGACATTAGAGATAGATGATAGTCAAGGAATATATCATTATACTATCGGTTTGATATTAGAGAAACTTGATATTAACAAAGCTATTCAGTTTTATCAAACAGCTATTGAAATTTATCCTGACTTAGTTGATGCTTATAATAATTTGGGCAACATTTTATTATCACAAGAGCAAGTAGACCAAGCAGAAATTGTTTTCAGAAAAGCTATAGCTGCAAACCCGTTTCATTTTAGTGGTTATGCTAATTTAGGTAATTTATTATTAGATAAGCGTCAGCAGATTGATGAAGCAATTTCATCCTATAAAAAAGCCTTGAATTTAAATCAAACGAATCATGATATTGCAAATAATCTGAGTCTTGCTTACAAACTAAAAAATAATGAATTTGAGTTTCTATACTACCAAGCATATTCTTTTTATCATCAAGGTGAATATGAACAAGCAATTAAAGTATATAAACAACTAATCAATATTGTTCCTGAAGCTAAAAACTTATATTTATATTTATTATTGAGTTTCCATTCGCTAGGAAAAACAACAGAAGCCATTGAGGAAATAAAATTAGGATTACAATTAGCACCAAATAATTTACTAATTCAAATGGCAAGTTTGCAAATAATACCTGCTATATATCAAGATACTGAAGAACTAGAATTTTGTAGAAATTATTTTTGTGAAAGTTTAGATTCATTAACTCAAACTCTTTCTTTGGATACAGAAACAGAATGTAAAAATGCCTTCCATGCAATCAGTAATAGTAAGCAAACAAATTTTTATTTAGCTTATCAATGTAAAAATGATTTAGATTTACAAAAACAATATGGGCAAATTCTCCATAAAATTGTGGCTGCTAATTATCCTCAATGGTGTCAAGATTTGCCATGTTCTCAACTACGTCCAGGAGAGAAAATTAGAGTAGGTTATATTTCGAGTCATTTACACAAT
The window above is part of the Dolichospermum sp. DET69 genome. Proteins encoded here:
- a CDS encoding NTP transferase domain-containing protein, which codes for MKVVILAGGLGTRLAEETEVVPKPMVEIGGRPILWHIMKIYAHYGFKDFYIALGYKGDYIKRYFLEYYHLNSSTSRRK
- a CDS encoding tetratricopeptide repeat protein, with amino-acid sequence MDHQQFYLQLPQLFNNWGEASCHPKSDIFQSISTTVNSMISPNVMQLLNFAVSCLDENEIYCEIGTFTGASLISALVNNPDKIAYAVDNFSELDSEGENFDKLTNNLEEFNISDQVFFCYQDAEEFLRDLKNQELTEKIGIYFYDGSQNYRSYLLGLIALKPIISNQALIIITNCQWTSCQQAVKDFLATHSQAKLMIDFAQADYLLWNGIQILSWDSQREYHNNSESEDDVNVDLPVQEAIANITKVEIANFVISMESQASLLFQNKKYSEVERIYLTLLQFNKNNAPLWQNLGSLYYEEGEYLKALDCLNKTLEIDDSQGIYHYTIGLILEKLDINKAIQFYQTAIEIYPDLVDAYNNLGNILLSQEQVDQAEIVFRKAIAANPFHFSGYANLGNLLLDKRQQIDEAISSYKKALNLNQTNHDIANNLSLAYKLKNNEFEFLYYQAYSFYHQGEYEQAIKVYKQLINIVPEAKNLYLYLLLSFHSLGKTTEAIEEIKLGLQLAPNNLLIQMASLQIIPAIYQDTEELEFCRNYFCESLDSLTQTLSLDTETECKNAFHAISNSKQTNFYLAYQCKNDLDLQKQYGQILHKIVAANYPQWCQDLPCSQLRPGEKIRVGYISSHLHNHNGAKWSLGWIKNHDRQNFQIYCYHSGVNIDQVTEYFQLYSDSFVHIPNDLAAICNQIISDKLHILVFPAIGMEAMDGLIASLRLAPIQCTAWGHPVTSGLPTVDYYLSSELMESENAQEHYSEALIRLPNIGLCYTKPILPEIKKTRSELGIPEDCILYLCCQSTFKYLPQYDYIFPEIAKQVGNAKFVFISAPQGKHITNIFQQRLEKAFAKLGLNSEEYCIILPRQSNYEFLQLNQISDIFLDTFGWNGGNTTLNAIVCNIPVVTYPGEFMRGRHSYAFLKILDITDTIANSEIEYIGIAVKLGLDSEWRNSIVERMSQNHHLLFDDKTCVEGLEAFYKQVVQNKSASI